One Drechmeria coniospora strain ARSEF 6962 chromosome 01, whole genome shotgun sequence genomic region harbors:
- a CDS encoding putative CYB2-lactate dehydrogenase cytochrome b2 produces the protein MRSATIFTFALANGALAARAFLNEPDTGIQDVLGGLPDGRLPELSSIVGLPDFEWVAKKYMPVRNFSYYRNGAGGEWSYRNNLEVFHRYRLRPRVLVDNWAIESTLSMYLPHPLGMGNNEIVATILGHIVSAPFFISPAARAHYAHPDAKLNLVKAAGAEKIMYMPALYASKTINEIAAAKKPGQGTFQQLHLSSNRSGNQELFDRAEKSGAMAIVFTVDSAADGNRHRAARFGVGSVYVLLGPTSLRPLDSVPTDQCPPRPISSDPDYSSFTWNFYRSLTNMTRLPIILKGIMTVKGRANGGSQQGAGHHSSNHGGRQLDGSPSSLEVALEIHDRAPDVFKGTEVYADGGIRYGAYALMLEI, from the exons ATGCGATCCGCGACTATTTTCACCTTCGCCCTGGCCAACGGGGCTCTGGCTGCTCGTGCATTCCTCAACGAACCGGATACGGGAATCCAGGACGTCCTGGGGGGCCTGCCCGACGGCAGGCTGCCCGAGCTCAGCAGCATCGTGGGACTGCCTGACTTTGAATGGGTCGCCAAGAAGTACATGCCAGTCCGGAACTTCAGCTACTACCgcaacggcgccggcggtgaGTGGTCGTACCGTAACAACCTCGAAGTCTTCCATCGATATCGACTCCGGCcgcgcgtcctcgtcgacaattGGGCCATTGAGTCGACCCTTTCGATGTACCTCCCACATCCGCTCGGTATGGGGAACAATGAGATCGT GGCTACCATCCTCGGCCACATCGTCTCGGCCCCCTTTTTCATCAGCCCAGCGGCACGTGCCCACTACGCACACCCCGATGCCAAGCTGAATCTGGTCAAGGCAGCGGGCGCAGAAAAGATTATGTACATG CCGGCACTCTACGCCTCCAAAACGATCAATGAGATTGCGGCGGCCAAGAAACCCGGCCAAGGGACGTTCCAGCAG CTCCATCTCTCGTCGAATCGGTCGGGGAACCAGGAGCTGTTCGACCGGGCCGAAAAGTCGGGAGCAATGGCCATCGTCTTCACTGTCGACTCCGCCGCGGACGGAAACCGGCATCGGGCTGCCCGCTTCGGAGTCGGCTCTGTGTACGTATTGCTTGGCCCAACCTCTCTCCGACCCCTTGATTCCGTGCCAACTGACCAATGTCCGCCGAGACCTATTTCAAGTGACCCCGACTATTCCTCCTTTACA TGGAACTTTTACCGGAGCCTCACCAACATGACGCGGCTCCCTATAATTCTGAAGGGCATCATGACGGTCAAGGGACGCGCAAATGGCGGTAGTCAACAAGGTGCCGGCCATCATTCCTCCAaccacggcggccgccagCTCGACGGTTCACCCTCCTCTCTTGAAGTCGCGCTAGAGATCCACGATCGCGCGCCGGACGTGTTCAAGGGAACCGAGGTATACGCCGATGGCGGTATTCGCTACGGTGCATATGCGCTCATGCTGGAAATTTAG